A region from the Arachis ipaensis cultivar K30076 chromosome B01, Araip1.1, whole genome shotgun sequence genome encodes:
- the LOC107629003 gene encoding 60S ribosomal protein L37a, translating into MTKRTKKAGIVGKYGTRYGASLRKQIKKMEVSQHSKFFCEFCGKYAVKRKAVGIWGCKDCGKVKAGGAYTLNTASAVTVRSTIRRLREQTES; encoded by the exons ATG ACTAAGAGAACGAAGAAGGCTGGTATTGTTGGAAAATACG GTACCCGTTATGGAGCTAGTCTGCGTAAGCAGATTAAGAAGATGGAAGTTAGTCAACACAGCAAATTTTTCTGTGAATTTTGCGGAAAG TATGCCGTGAAGAGGAAGGCTGTAGGAATATGGGGATGCAAGGACTGTGGTAAAGTGAAAGCTGGTGGCGCCTACACTTTGAA TACCGCGAGTGCCGTGACCGTGCGGAGCACAATTAGAAGGTTGAGGGAACAAACTGAGAGTTAA